The Arachis duranensis cultivar V14167 chromosome 2, aradu.V14167.gnm2.J7QH, whole genome shotgun sequence genome has a window encoding:
- the LOC107474884 gene encoding uncharacterized protein LOC107474884, translated as MNEDFKKHLTTRPVWTMHEIQGVAKEYIKDEVVSQVVTVNKRQHGNTQHDNSTPRDNPPSRENQKEHPRLTSTNRPPRIGKFSNYTPLTSPITEIYHQITNQGILPKARQLKERTGGNKTLYCDYHRGYGHKTQDYFDLKDALEQAIRDDKLPEFAKIIQESKRAERDRSLEREGRNPRTQRQTPRESLETNPTIIVNVITGKDTPGKSKSALKKDLKILAVRNQSPTDNAGKAIAFSPEACQHGPSAEDAPFDISAKIGTGLVRRILVDTGANSNILFRGAFDKLGLCSNNLQRHSNGVTGLEDNFLKPDGSVVLPLTIGTGNQKKTILSEFVILKDSTAYNVILGRKIINDLSAVIFTKYLLMKFTTEDGSIETIHGDQEIAVECENTSSALCKRSRDATGIFLADLDARQDQSPRRTMGENDKEAEWDLANKVRSIAHLRKLALK; from the coding sequence ATGAATGAAGACTTCAAGAAACATCTCACCACCAGGCCAGTGTGGACCATGCATGAGATCCAGGGCGTCGCTAAGGAATACATAAAGGACGAAGTGGTAAGCCAAGTCGTAACCGTTAATAAACGGCAGCACGGCAACACACAGCACGACAACTCGACACCTCGAGATAACCCTCCATCGAGGGAAAACCAGAAGGAACATCCCAGACTGACAAGCACAAATCGACCTCCCAGAATCGGAAAGTTCTCCAACTACACACCCCTGACATCCCCGATCACTGAGATATACCACCAAATAACAAACCAAGGTATCCTCCCAAAGGCCCGACAACTCAAGGAAAGAACAGGCGGCAACAAAACCCTCTATTGCGACTACCACCGAGGATATGGACATAAGACACAAGACTACTTTGACTTAAAAGATGCTCTCGAGCAAGCTATACGAGACGACAAGCTCCCCGAGTTTGCCAAAATCATCCAAGAATCAAAGCGCGCGGAAAGAGACAGGTCATTAGAGAGAGAAGGACGCAACCCGAGGACACAAAGACAAACCCCCAGGGAAAGCCTAGAGACTAACCCGACCATAATCGTTAACGTCATCACAGGCAAGGACACCCCGGGAAAATCGAAGTCAGCACTCAAGAAGGATCTCAAGATCTTGGCAGTCAGGAACCAATCCCCAACCGACAACGCTGGTAAGGCGATTGCATTCTCCCCTGAGGCCTGCCAACACGGCCCCTCAGCGGAAGACGCCCCATTCGACATCTCGGCAAAGATTGGAACCGGGTTAGTCAGAAGAATACTGGTAGACACAGGAGCAAACTCCaacatcctcttcagaggagccTTTGACAAGCTCGGACTCTGCAGCAACAACCTCCAAAGACACAGCAACGGAGTCACCGGACTCGAAGACAATTTTCTCAAGCCAGACGGCTCTGTCGTCCTACCCCTCACCATAGGAACAGGAAACCAAAAGAAGACAATCCTGTCCGAGTTTGTGATCCTCAAAGACTCCACCGCTTACAACGTCATCCTCGGAAGAAAAATAATCAATGACCTCTCCGCCGTCATCTTCACCAAATACCTTCTCATGAAGTTCACAACAGAAGACGGCTCCATCGAAACCATCCATGGAGACCAGGAAATCGCAGTAGAGTGTGAGAACACCAGCTCGGCCCTCTGCAAGAGATCCCGAGATGCGACAGGCATCTTCCTCGCTGACCTCGATGCACGCCAAGACCAAAGTCCACGCAGAACCATGGGAGAAAACGACAAAGAAGCAGAGTGGGACCTTGCAAACAAGGTCAGAAGCATAGCACACCTACGGAAGCTAGCCCTAAAATAG